The genomic region GAGCGAGATCAGCCATTGCGGCTGCCCTTCGGCAGTCCGCTCACCAAGCGTCTGGGGATCGCGCAGCGACGCCACGTCAACGGCTTCGGCTTCCGAAATCTCTTCCGCTGTAAGATGGCGGATAAACAGAGGCTGTTTGCGCCAAGTGGTTTTGACCGTCTGGCCCGGCTCAATCGCCGAAAGGTCAACGTCAATCGATGCCAGGGCCAGCACATCGGCTGACGGGTTCATCTGATTAACGAGTGGCAGGATGGCAATCACGCCGCCTGCGCCTGCAAAACTGACAGCAGCAATATTGAGGAAGTCGCGTCGGCGGACACCCTCTTGCTCGGGCTGTTCGCCTGCAGTTTCTTCTACATGGTCTTCGCTAGCCATTGATCGGGCCTTCATAGTTCAGGACGTCGATGCAGATAGGTGCCCCCCGGCACCCTCTTGGCGCGCCTGATAGCCGCCCTAAGGGCCATTTGCCAACACCGTTTTTGACCGACTTGTGACAATCATCCAGCGATGCGAATGACACAGGCATGAGAATCGCCCTGTAC from Parasphingopyxis sp. CP4 harbors:
- the petA gene encoding ubiquinol-cytochrome c reductase iron-sulfur subunit; the protein is MASEDHVEETAGEQPEQEGVRRRDFLNIAAVSFAGAGGVIAILPLVNQMNPSADVLALASIDVDLSAIEPGQTVKTTWRKQPLFIRHLTAEEISEAEAVDVASLRDPQTLGERTAEGQPQWLISLAVCTHLGCIPLGAAPGENKGEYGGYFCPCHGSHYDTAGRIRKGPAPTNLVVPEYAFTSDTTVTIG